The following are from one region of the Shinella sp. PSBB067 genome:
- a CDS encoding alpha/beta hydrolase: MTERPMPTEAGILAFHKRCEDFYPADAVDADIGQQRAWYDALCAAFDAPPPEGMVKQDRLVAGRIPVRRYRPARVRSQTRLFYIHGGGFVVGSLDSHDAICAEISEAAGAELVSVDYRLSPEHVWPAAFDDCWAVLVELLLENRPVVVIGDSAGGNLAAGIVLKARDEGLKGIAGQALVYPGLGGDLVSGSYAAMAEAPGLSTADVAYYREVYKAPEDAAHAFPLRAENLAGLPPAFITGAYFDPLRDDARAYAARLILSGVPVEYREERQMIHAWLRARFMSEGARAGFAALCDAVRRMAGP; this comes from the coding sequence ATGACCGAACGCCCCATGCCGACAGAGGCGGGCATTCTCGCCTTCCACAAGCGCTGCGAGGATTTCTACCCCGCCGATGCCGTCGATGCCGACATCGGGCAGCAGCGCGCCTGGTACGACGCGCTCTGCGCCGCCTTCGACGCGCCGCCGCCGGAAGGCATGGTCAAGCAGGACAGGCTCGTGGCGGGCCGCATTCCGGTGCGCCGCTACCGCCCGGCGCGGGTGAGAAGCCAGACGCGGCTCTTCTACATACACGGCGGCGGCTTCGTGGTCGGCTCGCTGGACAGCCACGACGCCATCTGCGCCGAGATTTCCGAGGCGGCGGGGGCGGAGCTCGTTTCGGTCGACTACCGTCTCTCGCCGGAACATGTCTGGCCCGCAGCCTTCGACGATTGCTGGGCGGTGCTGGTCGAGCTTCTGCTGGAGAACCGCCCCGTCGTCGTGATCGGCGACAGCGCGGGCGGCAACCTTGCCGCGGGCATCGTGCTCAAGGCGCGCGACGAAGGGCTGAAGGGCATTGCCGGGCAGGCGCTCGTCTATCCCGGCCTCGGCGGCGATCTCGTGTCCGGCTCCTACGCGGCGATGGCCGAGGCGCCCGGCCTTTCGACGGCCGACGTCGCCTATTACCGCGAGGTCTACAAGGCGCCGGAGGATGCCGCGCATGCCTTTCCGCTGCGGGCGGAAAATCTTGCCGGCCTGCCGCCCGCCTTCATCACCGGCGCCTATTTCGACCCGCTGCGCGACGATGCGCGGGCCTATGCCGCGCGGCTCATCCTTTCCGGCGTGCCGGTGGAATACCGGGAGGAGCGGCAGATGATCCACGCCTGGCTGCGTGCCCGCTTCATGAGCGAGGGCGCGCGGGCCGGCTTTGCCGCGCTCTGCGATGCCGTGCGCCGGATGGCCGGTCCATGA
- a CDS encoding LysE family translocator yields MPPFEMMLAFFVTTAVFAYMPGPAMLYAAAQTIARGRRSGLMASLGIHLGGYAHVVAAAAGLTALFHAVPALYLAVKLLGALYLVWLGIRMFRAKAQAPAGPGAELAVEPARRNGWRAFAESVSVEVLNPKTAIFFLAFLPQFADPAAALPVSVQLLVLGAVVNLMFTSADIVCVLLAGAIAGRLKGSARVQKTMQRIGGTILVGLGLNLAFQKT; encoded by the coding sequence GCGGTCTTCGCCTACATGCCCGGCCCGGCGATGCTCTATGCGGCGGCGCAGACGATCGCGCGCGGCCGCCGCTCCGGCCTGATGGCGAGCCTCGGGATACACCTTGGCGGCTATGCGCATGTGGTTGCCGCCGCCGCGGGCCTCACGGCGCTTTTCCATGCCGTCCCGGCGCTCTATCTCGCCGTCAAGCTGCTCGGCGCGCTCTATCTCGTCTGGCTGGGGATCCGCATGTTCCGGGCCAAGGCACAAGCGCCGGCCGGTCCCGGGGCCGAGCTTGCGGTCGAGCCTGCGCGCAGGAATGGCTGGCGCGCCTTTGCCGAGAGCGTTTCCGTCGAGGTCCTGAACCCCAAGACGGCCATCTTCTTCCTCGCCTTCCTGCCGCAGTTCGCCGATCCGGCGGCGGCCCTGCCGGTCTCAGTGCAGCTTCTCGTGCTCGGCGCTGTCGTCAATCTCATGTTCACCTCCGCCGACATCGTCTGCGTGTTGCTGGCAGGCGCCATCGCCGGGCGCCTGAAAGGCTCGGCCCGGGTGCAGAAGACCATGCAGCGCATCGGCGGCACGATCCTTGTCGGCCTCGGCCTGAATCTTGCCTTCCAGAAGACCTGA